One genomic window of Alphaproteobacteria bacterium includes the following:
- a CDS encoding redoxin domain-containing protein — MRRFIPFAFAVLFVFAAMPLHAAGIGEPAPDFTAPDTNGKTVTLSALKGKIVVLEWTNHDCPFVKKHYGSGNMQALQKKAAADHVVWISVISSAPGHQGHVSDEQANEIAAERGASPAHIIRDESGEIGRMYYARTTPHMFVIDKGGMLVYAGAIDSIRSTDQDDIAKAENYVTAALDALKADKQVATASTQSYGCSVKY; from the coding sequence ATGCGCCGCTTCATTCCATTCGCCTTTGCCGTTCTGTTCGTTTTTGCCGCCATGCCGTTGCATGCCGCCGGGATCGGCGAGCCGGCGCCCGATTTTACCGCGCCCGATACCAACGGAAAAACCGTCACCCTGTCGGCGCTTAAGGGCAAGATCGTGGTTCTGGAGTGGACCAACCATGATTGCCCGTTCGTGAAAAAGCATTACGGCAGCGGCAATATGCAAGCCCTGCAGAAAAAGGCCGCCGCCGACCATGTTGTCTGGATTTCCGTGATTTCGTCAGCCCCGGGCCACCAGGGTCATGTCAGTGACGAGCAGGCAAACGAAATTGCCGCCGAGCGCGGCGCTTCGCCCGCGCATATCATCCGCGACGAAAGCGGCGAGATTGGCCGCATGTATTATGCGCGCACCACACCGCATATGTTTGTGATCGACAAAGGCGGAATGCTTGTTTACGCGGGCGCAATCGACAGCATTCGCAGCACCGACCAAGACGATATCGCGAAGGCAGAAAATTATGTCACCGCCGCGCTTGACGCGCTGAAAGCGGACAAGCAGGTCGCGACCGCTTCGACGCAATCCTACGGCTGTTCGGTCAAATACTGA